One genomic region from Xyrauchen texanus isolate HMW12.3.18 chromosome 16, RBS_HiC_50CHRs, whole genome shotgun sequence encodes:
- the LOC127657094 gene encoding UTP--glucose-1-phosphate uridylyltransferase-like isoform X2, translating to MAQFQEVLRQQLESSMHAELEKLLSTVKGTDAKVSKKDFEGFRKLFHRFLQVKGPSIEWAKINRPPEDSIQPYDKIKTKGIPGNIADSLNKLVVVKLNGGLGTSMGCKGPKSLISVRNENTFLDLTVQQIEHLNKTYNADVPLVLMNSFNTDEDTKKILQKYTHHRVKIHTFNQSRYPRINKESLLPVAKDMGMAGENADVWYPPGHGDIYASFFNSGVLEQLIAEGKEYIFVSNIDNLGATVDLYILNHLVSQPNGKRCEFIMEVTDKTRADVKGGTLIQYDGKLRLLEIAQVPKAHVDEFKSVTKFKIFNTNNIWVSLSAIKRLQEQNAMDMEIIVNPKTLDGGLNVIQLETAVGAAIKCFDNALGISVPRSRFLPVKTTSDLLLVMSNLYSLEAGSLTMSEKREFPTTPHVKLGSSFTKVQEYLTRFESIPDMLELDHLTVSGDVTFGKHVSLKGTVIIIANHGDRIDIPAGSLLENKIVSGNLRILDH from the exons GTGTCTAAGAAGGACTTTGAAGGCTTTAGGAAGTTATTCCACCGATTTCTCCAGGTTAAGGGACCTTCAATAGAGTGGGCAAAAATCAACAGGCCCCCTGAGGACTCT ATCCAGCCATATGATAAAATCAAGACAAAAGGTATCCCGGGCAACATAGCAGATAGTCTTAACAAGCTGGTGGTGGTGAAGCTGAATGGAGGTCTGGGAACCAGCATGGGCTGCAAAGGGCCCAAAAGCCTCATTAGTGTTCGTAACGAAAACACTTTCCTGGATCTAACTGTTCAACAGATTGAG CACTTGAATAAAACATATAATGCTGATGTTCCACTGGTGCTTATGAACTCTTTCAACACGGACGAAGACACCAAGAAGATCCTCCAGAAATACACACACCACAGAGTCAAGATACACACTTTCAACCAGAGCAG GTATCCACGGATAAATAAGGAGTCATTGTTGCCGGTTGCTAAGGACATGGGTATGGCAGGAGAGAATGCAGATGTGTGGTATCCTCCTGGTCACGGTGACATTTATGCCAGCTTTTTTAACTCTGGTGTATTGGAGCAGCTCATTGCTGAAGGGAAGGAGTACATTTTTGTCTCCAACATTGATAACCTGGGCGCCACCGTAGACCTATACATACTGAATCACCTGGTGAGCCAACCCAATGGCAAACGCTGTGAGTTCATCATGGAGGTCACAGACAAGACCAGAGCAGATGTGAAG GGAGGTACACTCATTCAGTACGACGGTAAGCTTCGATTACTGGAGATCGCACAGGTTCCGAAGGCTCATGTTGATGAATTCAAATCGGTCACCAAGTTTAAGATCTTCAACACCAACAACATATGGGTCTCCCTGTCTGCTATAAAAAGACTACAGGAACAAAACGCCATGGACATGGAGATCATAGTCAACCCTAAG ACTCTAGATGGGGGTCTGAATGTAATTCagctggagactgcagtgggcgCTGCCATCAAGTGCTTTGATAATGCTCTGGGCATCAGCGTGCCCCGCAGCCGGTTTCTGCCTGTCAAAACCACATCTGACCTCCTATTGGTCATGTCCAACCTGTACAGCCTGGAGGCGGGCTCTCTGACCATGAGCGAGAAGCGCGAGTTTCCCACTACTCCTCACGTCAAACTGGGCAGCTCCTTCACCAAG GTTCAAGAATATCTCACACGATTCGAGAGCATTCCAGACATGCTGGAGCTGGATCACTTGACGGTGTCTGGTGATGTCACCTTCGGAAAGCATGTCTCTCTGAAG GGAACTGTCATCATCATAGCTAACCACGGTGACAGAATCGACATTCCGGCTGGCTCCTTGTTGGAAAATAAAATTGTGTCCGGAAACCTTCGGATCCTGGACCACTGA
- the LOC127657094 gene encoding UTP--glucose-1-phosphate uridylyltransferase-like isoform X1: MPLYIEGLSKELPSSTNGMAQFQEVLRQQLESSMHAELEKLLSTVKGTDAKVSKKDFEGFRKLFHRFLQVKGPSIEWAKINRPPEDSIQPYDKIKTKGIPGNIADSLNKLVVVKLNGGLGTSMGCKGPKSLISVRNENTFLDLTVQQIEHLNKTYNADVPLVLMNSFNTDEDTKKILQKYTHHRVKIHTFNQSRYPRINKESLLPVAKDMGMAGENADVWYPPGHGDIYASFFNSGVLEQLIAEGKEYIFVSNIDNLGATVDLYILNHLVSQPNGKRCEFIMEVTDKTRADVKGGTLIQYDGKLRLLEIAQVPKAHVDEFKSVTKFKIFNTNNIWVSLSAIKRLQEQNAMDMEIIVNPKTLDGGLNVIQLETAVGAAIKCFDNALGISVPRSRFLPVKTTSDLLLVMSNLYSLEAGSLTMSEKREFPTTPHVKLGSSFTKVQEYLTRFESIPDMLELDHLTVSGDVTFGKHVSLKGTVIIIANHGDRIDIPAGSLLENKIVSGNLRILDH; the protein is encoded by the exons GTGTCTAAGAAGGACTTTGAAGGCTTTAGGAAGTTATTCCACCGATTTCTCCAGGTTAAGGGACCTTCAATAGAGTGGGCAAAAATCAACAGGCCCCCTGAGGACTCT ATCCAGCCATATGATAAAATCAAGACAAAAGGTATCCCGGGCAACATAGCAGATAGTCTTAACAAGCTGGTGGTGGTGAAGCTGAATGGAGGTCTGGGAACCAGCATGGGCTGCAAAGGGCCCAAAAGCCTCATTAGTGTTCGTAACGAAAACACTTTCCTGGATCTAACTGTTCAACAGATTGAG CACTTGAATAAAACATATAATGCTGATGTTCCACTGGTGCTTATGAACTCTTTCAACACGGACGAAGACACCAAGAAGATCCTCCAGAAATACACACACCACAGAGTCAAGATACACACTTTCAACCAGAGCAG GTATCCACGGATAAATAAGGAGTCATTGTTGCCGGTTGCTAAGGACATGGGTATGGCAGGAGAGAATGCAGATGTGTGGTATCCTCCTGGTCACGGTGACATTTATGCCAGCTTTTTTAACTCTGGTGTATTGGAGCAGCTCATTGCTGAAGGGAAGGAGTACATTTTTGTCTCCAACATTGATAACCTGGGCGCCACCGTAGACCTATACATACTGAATCACCTGGTGAGCCAACCCAATGGCAAACGCTGTGAGTTCATCATGGAGGTCACAGACAAGACCAGAGCAGATGTGAAG GGAGGTACACTCATTCAGTACGACGGTAAGCTTCGATTACTGGAGATCGCACAGGTTCCGAAGGCTCATGTTGATGAATTCAAATCGGTCACCAAGTTTAAGATCTTCAACACCAACAACATATGGGTCTCCCTGTCTGCTATAAAAAGACTACAGGAACAAAACGCCATGGACATGGAGATCATAGTCAACCCTAAG ACTCTAGATGGGGGTCTGAATGTAATTCagctggagactgcagtgggcgCTGCCATCAAGTGCTTTGATAATGCTCTGGGCATCAGCGTGCCCCGCAGCCGGTTTCTGCCTGTCAAAACCACATCTGACCTCCTATTGGTCATGTCCAACCTGTACAGCCTGGAGGCGGGCTCTCTGACCATGAGCGAGAAGCGCGAGTTTCCCACTACTCCTCACGTCAAACTGGGCAGCTCCTTCACCAAG GTTCAAGAATATCTCACACGATTCGAGAGCATTCCAGACATGCTGGAGCTGGATCACTTGACGGTGTCTGGTGATGTCACCTTCGGAAAGCATGTCTCTCTGAAG GGAACTGTCATCATCATAGCTAACCACGGTGACAGAATCGACATTCCGGCTGGCTCCTTGTTGGAAAATAAAATTGTGTCCGGAAACCTTCGGATCCTGGACCACTGA